A DNA window from Drosophila sechellia strain sech25 chromosome X, ASM438219v1, whole genome shotgun sequence contains the following coding sequences:
- the LOC6615866 gene encoding probable methylmalonate-semialdehyde dehydrogenase [acylating], mitochondrial, with product MSLVRLIGAEARQLAKRSYSSAAPTTKLFIDGKFVESKTNEWIDVHDPATNQVVTRVPKATQAEMQAALESNKKAFRSWSNQSVLTRQQVMFKLQALIKENMGELAKNITKEQGKTLADAEGDVLRGLQVVEHCCSIPSLQMGETVANVARDMDTYSLVLPLGVTAGVAPFNFPAMIPLWMFPVAITTGNTMLLKPSERVPGATMLLMELLNEAGCPPGVVNVIHGQHDAVNFICDAPEIKAVSFVGSDQAGKYIYERAGKNGKRVQSNMGAKNHGIILGDANKENTLNQLAGAAFGAAGQRCMALSTAVFVGDAQAWIPDLVERAQKLKVNAGHVPGTDVGPVISAASRQRINDLIESGVKEGAKLILDGRKITVPGYEDGYFVGPTILSDVTPSMKCYTEEIFGPVLVILKADTLDDAIGIVNANPYGNGTAVFTTNGAAARKFVNEIDAGQVGVNVPIPVPLPMFSFTGTRGSFRGDHHFYGKQGIKFYTQTKTVTQLWRETDVTHTQAAVAMPTMK from the coding sequence GCCCGCCAACTGGCAAAGAGGTCCTACTCCTCAGCCGCTCCCACCACCAAGCTCTTCATCGACGGCAAGTTCGTTGAGTCGAAGACGAACGAATGGATTGATGTGCACGATCCAGCCACCAATCAAGTGGTCACCCGCGTGCCCAAGGCCACACAGGCGGAGATGCAGGCGGCCCTTGAGTCGAACAAGAAGGCTTTCCGCTCGTGGAGCAACCAGTCGGTCCTCACCCGCCAGCAGGTGATGTTCAAGCTACAGGCTCTCATCAAGGAGAACATGGGCGAGCTGGCCAAGAACATTACCAAGGAGCAGGGCAAAACCTTGGCCGACGCAGAGGGCGACGTGCTCCGCGGCCTTCAGGTGGTGGAACATTGCTGCAGCATCCCATCTCTGCAGATGGGCGAAACAGTAGCCAACGTGGCCAGGGACATGGATACGTACTCACTGGTGCTGCCCCTCGGAGTAACCGCTGGAGTTGCGCCGTTCAATTTCCCGGCCATGATACCGCTGTGGATGTTCCCGGTGGCCATCACCACCGGTAACACTATGCTGCTGAAGCCATCGGAACGTGTGCCTGGTGCAACCATGTTGCTGATGGAGCTTCTTAACGAAGCTGGCTGTCCGCCGGGTGTCGTCAACGTAATCCATGGCCAACATGACGCTGTGAACTTCATCTGCGATGCTCCCGAAATTAAGGCAGTGTCCTTTGTGGGCTCAGACCAGGCAGGCAAGTACATTTACGAGCGGGCTGGCAAGAATGGCAAGCGGGTGCAATCCAATATGGGCGCTAAGAACCACGGCATCATCTTGGGCGATGCCAACAAGGAGAATACTTTGAACCAGTTGGCAGGTGCCGCCTTTGGAGCTGCTGGTCAGCGTTGCATGGCCTTGTCCACGGCTGTCTTTGTCGGCGACGCCCAGGCATGGATTCCCGATCTGGTGGAGCGTGCCCAGAAGCTGAAGGTAAATGCCGGCCATGTGCCTGGAACTGACGTGGGACCCGTGATCAGTGCCGCCTCACGCCAACGCATTAATGACCTGATTGAGTCTGGGGTCAAAGAGGGAGCTAAGCTCATCCTGGACGGCAGGAAGATAACCGTGCCCGGCTACGAGGATGGATACTTTGTGGGACCAACCATCCTAAGCGATGTTACGCCCAGCATGAAGTGCTACACTGAGGAGATCTTTGGCCCTGTGCTGGTCATCCTGAAGGCTGACACCTTGGACGATGCCATTGGCATTGTAAATGCCAATCCTTATGGAAATGGTACCGCCGTCTTCACTACCAATGGAGCGGCAGCCCGCAAGTTTGTCAACGAAATCGATGCCGGTCAGGTTGGCGTGAACGTGCCAATTCCCGTGCCCCTGCCCATGTTCTCCTTTACCGGGACTCGTGGCTCTTTCCGCGGCGACCATCACTTCTATGGCAAACAGGGTATCAAATTCTACACCCAGACGAAGACGGTAACTCAGTTGTGGCGCGAAACGGATGTGACCCACACCCAAGCGGCTGTGGCCATGCCCACAATGAAATAG